One Peribacillus simplex NBRC 15720 = DSM 1321 genomic region harbors:
- the fabF gene encoding beta-ketoacyl-ACP synthase II, whose amino-acid sequence MTNRRVVVTGIGAISPVGNDAETGWKNIIEGKSGIGPLTRLNAEEFPVKVAAEIKDFDIETYINRKEARKMDRFTHYAIAASVMAYNDSKLEITDENAARVGVWIGSGIGGLETLETQHENFLNRGYKRVSPFFVPMMIPDMAAGQVSILLGAKGINSCTVTACATGTNSIGDAFKAIQRGDADVMITGGAEAPITKMSVAGFCANTALSTNPDPQTASRPFDLNRDGFVIGEGAGIIVLEDLEHALNRGAKIYAEIAGYGSTGDAFHITAPAPGGEGGARAMKIAIEDAGLNPEDIQYVNAHGTSTPYNDKYETMAVKEVFGDHANKLAISSTKSMTGHMLGAAGGVEAIFTIQAIRDSILPPTINIETPDPECDLDYVPNQARKGEINAAISNSLGFGGHNATILFKKYQ is encoded by the coding sequence ATGACTAATCGCCGTGTAGTTGTAACAGGTATTGGAGCAATCTCTCCAGTTGGTAATGATGCAGAAACTGGATGGAAGAATATAATTGAGGGGAAATCGGGGATAGGGCCTTTAACTCGTTTAAATGCTGAAGAATTCCCCGTTAAAGTTGCTGCTGAAATCAAGGATTTTGATATAGAGACATATATAAATCGTAAAGAAGCACGCAAAATGGATCGTTTTACCCATTATGCAATTGCAGCATCCGTTATGGCATATAATGATAGCAAGCTGGAAATAACCGATGAAAATGCTGCACGTGTCGGGGTCTGGATCGGTTCGGGTATCGGCGGGCTGGAGACACTTGAAACACAGCATGAAAACTTTTTAAATAGAGGATATAAACGGGTGAGCCCATTTTTCGTTCCAATGATGATTCCGGACATGGCAGCTGGCCAGGTTTCTATCTTACTGGGTGCAAAAGGAATCAATTCATGTACGGTGACAGCCTGTGCAACAGGAACAAATTCAATTGGTGACGCGTTTAAAGCCATTCAACGGGGCGATGCCGATGTCATGATCACAGGTGGGGCCGAAGCGCCAATCACAAAAATGTCGGTTGCAGGCTTCTGTGCAAATACTGCTTTATCGACCAACCCTGATCCACAAACCGCTAGCCGTCCTTTTGATCTTAATCGTGATGGTTTCGTAATAGGGGAAGGAGCTGGAATTATCGTTCTGGAAGATCTTGAACATGCATTGAATAGAGGAGCCAAGATTTATGCTGAAATAGCTGGTTATGGCTCAACTGGAGATGCCTTCCATATTACAGCTCCGGCACCAGGTGGAGAAGGCGGGGCAAGAGCGATGAAAATCGCAATTGAGGATGCAGGTTTGAATCCGGAAGACATCCAATATGTGAATGCCCACGGAACGAGTACACCATACAATGACAAATACGAAACGATGGCAGTCAAAGAAGTCTTTGGCGACCATGCTAATAAACTTGCAATAAGTTCCACTAAATCAATGACAGGCCATATGTTAGGGGCAGCAGGAGGTGTGGAAGCAATATTCACGATTCAGGCAATCAGGGACAGCATTTTGCCTCCAACCATCAATATTGAAACACCTGACCCTGAGTGTGATTTGGACTATGTTCCGAATCAAGCAAGGAAGGGCGAAATCAATGCAGCCATCAGCAATTCACTTGGATTCGGTGGACATAACGCAACTATTCTTTTCAAGAAATATCAATAA
- a CDS encoding DUF2268 domain-containing protein, protein MGVISTNEWMKKDFNRPVQMLERLKSTFNNLGADMIYHHLLKHGMYSPNQKTKLILEDLKENNIWEKTQSLFTAYKKLWGGPDVPIYIFPLMSSGIWNKKVETKSGLAFKDKLFLFYGKGIAEKEMEALLIHEYHHVCRLHHLKKDQKEFTLLDTMIMEGLAERTVGKYLGAKFLAKWTKLYQEDKLREFWSKHLEENHMIKRTDPLHDVLLLGTKGYPYMLGYCSGYYLVKNSEKLSVKKSFTIQSEEFLSKKS, encoded by the coding sequence ATGGGAGTCATTTCAACCAATGAATGGATGAAGAAGGATTTTAACCGCCCGGTCCAGATGCTGGAAAGACTTAAAAGTACATTCAACAACCTTGGTGCGGACATGATTTATCATCATTTATTGAAGCATGGCATGTATTCGCCGAATCAAAAAACAAAACTCATTTTGGAAGACTTAAAAGAAAATAATATATGGGAAAAAACACAAAGCTTGTTTACAGCTTATAAGAAGCTATGGGGAGGTCCTGATGTTCCCATATATATTTTTCCGCTCATGTCTTCAGGTATATGGAATAAAAAAGTTGAAACGAAGTCAGGGTTGGCATTTAAAGATAAACTATTCCTTTTTTACGGCAAGGGGATAGCCGAAAAGGAAATGGAGGCCCTATTGATTCATGAATATCATCATGTTTGCCGTCTGCATCATTTGAAAAAGGACCAAAAAGAATTCACTCTCCTGGATACGATGATCATGGAGGGACTGGCGGAAAGAACGGTGGGAAAATATTTAGGAGCAAAATTTTTAGCGAAATGGACTAAGTTATATCAGGAAGATAAACTACGAGAATTTTGGAGTAAGCATTTAGAGGAAAATCACATGATAAAACGTACAGATCCTCTTCATGATGTACTTCTGCTTGGGACGAAAGGATATCCATATATGCTTGGATACTGTAGTGGCTATTATCTGGTGAAAAATTCTGAAAAACTCTCTGTGAAAAAATCATTCACTATTCAATCTGAAGAATTCTTATCAAAAAAGAGTTAA